The proteins below come from a single Oncorhynchus keta strain PuntledgeMale-10-30-2019 chromosome 32, Oket_V2, whole genome shotgun sequence genomic window:
- the LOC118372901 gene encoding claudin-4-like has protein sequence MGSAGVQIVCVALGILGLIGGIVCCAIPRWKVSSFTGQNIVTAQETEEGLWMTCVVQSTGQQQCKSYESLLVLPSDLQAARAMTIISCMVTSLAILILFAGADFTTCVENEDIKPKISLVAGIALLVSGLLLMIPVSWSAHNVISNFYNPLVAQKMELGTCIFIGWAAGVLLILAGGLLMCFSRAKSGSSGGTAKYYGNSASAPAANKNYV, from the exons atGGGATCTGCTGGGGTACAGATTGTATGTGTGGCCCTTGGGATCCTGGGCCTGATCGGGGGCATTGTGTGCTGTGCCATCCCTAGGTGGAAAGTGTCATCATTTACAGGACAGAACATCGTAACGGCACAG gaAACTGAAGAGGGCCTGTGGATGACCTGTGTGGTGCAGAGTACTGGCCAGCAGCAGTGTAAGAGCTATGAGTCCCTGCTGGTCCTGCCATCTGACCTGCAGGCGGCCCGTGCCATGACCATCATCAGCTgcatggtcacctccctggccatCCTCATCTTGTTCGCCGGCGCCGACTTCACCACCTGCGTGGAGAATGAGGACATCAAGCCCAAGATCAGCCTTGTGGCCGGGATCGCTCTGTTGGTGTCTGGCCTCCTCCTCATGATCCCTGTCAGCTGGTCCGCCCACAACGTCATCAGCAACTTCTACAACCCCCTTGTGGCCCAGAAGATGGAGCTGGGAACCTGTATCTTTATTGGCTGGGCTGCTGGGGTGCTGCTGATTCTGGCTGGAGGCCTGCTCATGTGCTTCAGCAGAGCCAAATCTGGCAGCTCAGGAGGAACCGCCAAGTACTACGGCAACAGCGCTTCAGCCCCCGCCGCCAACAAGAACTACGTCTAG